A region of Rhodohalobacter barkolensis DNA encodes the following proteins:
- a CDS encoding ATP-binding protein, protein MDSKKKKSLEESYERIINVGFCIVPYEDLSDIIDINPVVFGTTKDEKIFSIEEVDALFKSQFEQMGNMKPALDRERIATRISPDGNHGFIVEEITLTLSSPEETNTIFMRASCVMEYVENRWKLTHWHTSTPVDTENDHWHMEEWKREKEKLQKLVDQQTADLHGKNRELEIEASIERVRSVAMGMTKPDDMLKVCRVISDQLQQFGVEHIRNVQTVIVNEGKGTYHNYQYFTPYDKESFEITDCHKNPTVQAMIDHMLESPDAFFTTNLIGEELATFRSYRKKENQFPDPLLDDTKSLNGYFFSIGPGGLGITLYRPLNEDGLEIFKRFHNVFSLAYRRFRDIEKAEAQAREARIELSLERIRAQVTAMQESSDLLDIVVTMRSEFVNLGYEAHYFWHMRWLPEKYDKAMTSGDGKRIGMVMTLPRHIHGDIQPLAEWEKSKEPTYVLAMDVDTAVDYVDKMISLGDFEQVDPQAPTLDDIRHIGGLTFIMARTTHGEIGYSLPGVVPDPPKDAVDTLVRFAGVFDLAYKRFEDLKAAERQHREAQIELALERVRARTMAMQTSDEFADVAAVLFDQVRTLGGNLWGTGFGLCEEDAENDEFWFANENGVFPAVSIPNTEDPAHKQMVEGWKSNKEFLALEGSGEDLKNHYNYMMTLPEVRPFFQKILDEGLTFPEWQQWNAAYFSHGYLLIITLEPYSNQEILKRFARVFDQTYTRFLDLKKAEAQARESEIQLALERVRARSMAMHQSDELADLSLELVKQVHALGIDTWFCAFNIYDDHPEGSIEWGSNGHGTFPRYRTPREGVFLDYYEAGQRGETLLINEIGEDECPAHYDFLCSLPGVGEQLLQMKDAGIPFPAYQIDHAAFFRYGYILFITFEPVPEAHDIFKRFAKVFQQTYTRFLDLQKSEEQAREAKIEAALERVRSRSMGMHKSDELIEVVREIGKGIHELGIQLHYSQIYTDYTHDPKTDVNIWLDVEGQDYLEKFHLPYIDHTITLNFYNALNEGLDYFSDRYSKAEKNSYFKLLFKYSDLKRIPKKRKELVLNASGWTRFTVILNEASLNFGRYSLDEFTDEEHEIFIRFAKVFGQAYTRFLDLKKAEEQAREAEIEAALERVRSRSLAMHKPDELQDVVRVVAEELKNTGVILDTGGAVICTYFQDSRDVIHWTATDDPAHPSVPYLLPYFEDELFDEAWESKSRGDDYFAKVFSYDVKNAFFSHAFEHSDYRQLPDEYKKIILESKSHGLAWAWAENSAIMIPSIQGDLPSEEEKKNLIRFAKVFEQSFIRFLDLQKAEAQAREAKIEAALEKVRSRTMGMQSSDELPEVANMLFLEVQALGIPAWSSGFNILAEDKRSAAAWMSSEGTLQDPFTLRLYGEASFDEMGDFLRRNEAFMVQELGGEALKEHYKYMKTFPDLKPTFKKLEEQGLSLPSYQINHLCKFNHGFLLFITYEPVPDAHNIFKRFTRVFDQTYTRFLDLKKAEAQAIEATKQASLDRVRGEIASMRSAEDLEIITPLIWNELKTLDIPFIRCGVFIIHEEEEEIEVYLSKPDGTSLAVMHLSFGSSDLVNQTVDAWRNGSVYTQHWTQEEFLDWGGSMMEQGQIPDLETYQGAEEAPESLHLHFIPFNQGMLYVGSTGPLSEEEIDLAASLAKAFSIAYARYEDFVKLEKAKAGIEDALAELKATQSQLVQQEKLASLGQLTAGIAHEIKNPLNFVNNFSELSVELVEEAREEVRNTPLLRGVGGVSEKAGNSDQPQDSDVDPSSANTPLNPLSRGEAGSSANPSLLLEILDDIEANLKTIHKHGSRADSIVKSMLQHSRGGDGKMEPTPLNPLIKEYVNLAFHGMRAAKEPINVDIDLQLDESVGEIPLVAEDFSRVILNLVNNAFDAMKEKVSKDLIGFENLSGLEPYSPKLTVRTKSDGGRVTIGIEDNGPGIPDEMKDKILQPFFTTKKGTQGTGLGLSITNDIVKAHGGQINIESEYGSTCFKIILSK, encoded by the coding sequence ATGGATTCTAAAAAGAAAAAAAGCCTGGAGGAATCCTACGAACGAATCATAAATGTGGGCTTCTGTATCGTACCATACGAGGATTTGTCGGATATCATCGACATCAATCCGGTGGTTTTTGGTACCACAAAAGATGAAAAAATCTTTTCGATTGAAGAGGTCGACGCACTGTTCAAATCTCAGTTTGAGCAGATGGGAAATATGAAGCCCGCGCTTGACCGCGAGAGGATTGCCACACGAATATCACCTGATGGCAACCATGGGTTTATCGTAGAAGAGATTACTCTTACTCTCTCTTCCCCCGAAGAGACAAATACGATCTTCATGCGGGCCAGCTGCGTGATGGAATACGTTGAAAATCGTTGGAAACTCACCCACTGGCACACCTCCACCCCTGTGGATACGGAGAATGACCACTGGCACATGGAGGAGTGGAAACGGGAAAAGGAGAAGCTTCAGAAGCTTGTTGATCAGCAAACAGCCGATCTGCACGGCAAAAACAGGGAATTGGAAATTGAAGCCTCCATCGAAAGGGTGCGGTCGGTGGCCATGGGGATGACCAAACCGGACGATATGCTGAAGGTTTGCCGCGTCATTTCAGACCAGCTTCAGCAATTCGGCGTGGAGCACATCCGGAATGTGCAGACGGTGATTGTCAACGAGGGAAAAGGCACCTACCACAACTATCAGTATTTCACGCCTTACGATAAAGAGTCCTTTGAAATAACAGATTGTCACAAAAATCCGACTGTGCAGGCGATGATTGACCACATGCTGGAATCACCGGATGCTTTTTTCACCACAAATTTAATCGGAGAGGAGCTGGCAACTTTTCGGTCTTATCGCAAAAAGGAAAACCAGTTTCCCGATCCCCTGCTTGATGACACCAAATCTCTCAATGGATATTTTTTCTCGATTGGTCCCGGCGGACTGGGGATCACCTTATACCGACCGCTGAATGAAGACGGACTGGAAATTTTCAAGCGTTTTCACAACGTCTTTTCACTGGCCTACCGCAGATTCCGGGATATTGAAAAAGCCGAGGCCCAGGCGCGTGAAGCGCGGATCGAACTTTCCCTGGAGCGAATCCGCGCACAGGTTACCGCCATGCAAGAATCATCCGACCTGCTCGATATTGTAGTCACTATGCGATCGGAATTTGTAAACCTCGGATATGAGGCCCATTATTTCTGGCACATGCGATGGCTGCCTGAAAAATATGATAAGGCGATGACATCCGGCGACGGTAAGCGCATCGGCATGGTGATGACCCTCCCCCGCCATATTCACGGGGATATTCAACCCTTAGCCGAGTGGGAAAAGAGTAAGGAACCTACATATGTCTTAGCTATGGACGTGGACACGGCCGTGGATTACGTGGACAAAATGATCTCCCTCGGTGATTTTGAGCAGGTGGATCCACAGGCGCCTACCCTCGACGATATTCGGCACATCGGCGGACTCACATTCATCATGGCGCGAACCACCCACGGAGAGATCGGATACAGCCTGCCGGGTGTCGTGCCCGATCCTCCAAAAGATGCAGTCGATACCCTGGTACGATTCGCGGGCGTATTTGACCTGGCATACAAAAGGTTTGAAGATTTGAAAGCCGCCGAGCGTCAGCATCGCGAAGCTCAGATAGAGCTGGCACTGGAAAGAGTCAGAGCCCGCACCATGGCCATGCAAACATCTGATGAATTTGCCGATGTTGCTGCTGTACTGTTTGATCAGGTTAGAACATTGGGTGGCAATCTCTGGGGGACCGGATTCGGGTTGTGTGAAGAGGATGCGGAAAATGACGAGTTCTGGTTCGCAAACGAAAATGGCGTCTTCCCGGCTGTTTCAATTCCCAATACCGAAGATCCTGCCCATAAACAGATGGTTGAGGGCTGGAAAAGCAATAAGGAATTTCTGGCATTGGAAGGGAGCGGAGAAGACCTCAAAAACCACTACAATTATATGATGACCCTTCCTGAGGTCAGGCCGTTTTTCCAGAAAATCCTGGATGAGGGTCTCACCTTTCCGGAATGGCAGCAGTGGAATGCGGCCTATTTTTCACACGGCTACCTGTTGATTATTACGCTCGAACCGTATTCGAATCAGGAGATCCTCAAACGATTTGCCCGGGTCTTTGATCAGACCTACACCCGCTTCCTCGACCTCAAGAAAGCGGAAGCCCAGGCGCGGGAATCAGAGATTCAGCTGGCGCTGGAGCGGGTGAGAGCCAGAAGCATGGCCATGCATCAAAGTGATGAGCTGGCCGACCTTTCCCTGGAACTGGTTAAGCAGGTTCATGCACTGGGCATCGATACCTGGTTCTGTGCATTTAACATCTATGATGATCATCCGGAAGGATCGATTGAATGGGGCAGTAACGGCCATGGAACATTTCCCAGGTACAGAACGCCAAGAGAAGGAGTCTTTCTGGACTATTATGAAGCCGGTCAACGGGGAGAAACACTCCTGATCAATGAGATTGGAGAGGATGAGTGCCCCGCTCACTACGACTTTTTATGCAGCCTGCCGGGCGTGGGTGAGCAGCTTCTTCAAATGAAAGATGCGGGTATTCCCTTTCCGGCGTACCAGATCGATCATGCCGCTTTCTTCAGGTATGGATATATCCTCTTCATCACCTTTGAACCGGTCCCTGAAGCCCATGATATCTTTAAACGCTTTGCCAAAGTGTTCCAGCAGACATATACCCGTTTTCTTGACCTTCAAAAATCGGAGGAACAGGCGCGTGAAGCCAAAATCGAAGCGGCATTGGAACGGGTTAGATCTCGATCGATGGGAATGCACAAAAGTGATGAACTGATCGAGGTTGTTAGGGAAATCGGAAAGGGAATTCATGAACTGGGTATACAGCTCCACTACTCTCAAATTTATACTGACTATACACATGACCCGAAAACAGATGTAAATATCTGGTTGGATGTTGAGGGGCAAGATTACCTCGAAAAATTTCATCTTCCCTATATCGACCATACCATCACCTTAAATTTTTACAACGCACTGAACGAAGGTCTGGATTATTTCAGTGATCGCTATTCAAAGGCGGAAAAAAACTCCTATTTCAAGCTGCTGTTCAAATATTCTGACCTCAAAAGAATACCCAAAAAAAGAAAAGAACTGGTTCTCAATGCTTCCGGATGGACACGATTTACAGTAATCCTAAATGAAGCCTCCTTAAATTTTGGCCGATACAGCCTGGATGAATTCACAGATGAAGAACACGAGATTTTCATACGATTTGCAAAGGTTTTTGGACAGGCCTACACTCGTTTTCTGGATCTCAAGAAAGCAGAAGAACAGGCTCGCGAAGCGGAGATCGAAGCGGCATTGGAACGGGTGCGATCCCGTTCACTCGCGATGCACAAACCCGATGAACTGCAGGACGTAGTGCGGGTGGTTGCTGAAGAATTAAAGAACACCGGCGTGATTCTTGATACTGGCGGGGCCGTGATCTGCACCTATTTCCAAGACTCCAGGGATGTGATACACTGGACTGCAACCGATGACCCGGCTCATCCTTCCGTACCCTACCTGTTACCGTATTTTGAAGATGAACTTTTCGATGAAGCATGGGAATCCAAAAGCCGGGGAGACGACTATTTTGCGAAAGTATTTTCCTATGATGTAAAAAACGCATTCTTCAGTCATGCCTTTGAGCATTCCGATTACCGGCAGCTACCCGATGAGTACAAAAAGATCATTTTAGAGAGTAAAAGCCATGGCCTTGCATGGGCCTGGGCCGAAAACTCGGCCATAATGATCCCCTCTATTCAGGGAGATTTGCCTTCGGAAGAAGAAAAGAAAAACCTGATTCGTTTTGCAAAGGTGTTTGAGCAATCGTTTATTCGCTTTCTTGACCTCCAAAAAGCGGAAGCGCAGGCAAGGGAGGCCAAAATCGAAGCCGCCCTGGAGAAGGTCAGATCACGCACTATGGGCATGCAGTCCAGCGATGAGCTGCCGGAAGTAGCCAACATGCTGTTTCTGGAGGTGCAAGCCCTCGGTATTCCTGCATGGAGCAGCGGCTTTAACATCCTTGCCGAAGATAAGAGATCAGCTGCCGCCTGGATGAGCAGTGAAGGTACTCTTCAGGATCCATTTACCCTGCGCTTATACGGAGAAGCTTCCTTTGATGAAATGGGGGATTTTCTTCGTAGAAATGAGGCCTTTATGGTACAGGAACTCGGTGGTGAGGCATTGAAGGAGCACTATAAATACATGAAGACCTTTCCGGATCTAAAACCAACATTCAAAAAACTTGAGGAGCAGGGCCTTTCCCTTCCCTCCTACCAGATTAACCACCTGTGCAAATTCAACCATGGGTTTCTCCTGTTCATTACCTACGAGCCGGTTCCTGATGCTCATAATATTTTCAAAAGATTTACCAGGGTATTTGACCAAACCTACACCCGTTTTCTGGATCTGAAAAAGGCGGAGGCGCAAGCCATTGAGGCCACCAAGCAGGCCTCCTTAGACCGGGTGCGTGGTGAAATAGCAAGTATGCGATCCGCTGAGGATCTTGAGATCATCACCCCATTAATCTGGAATGAGCTTAAAACTCTTGATATACCCTTCATCCGCTGCGGGGTCTTTATCATCCATGAAGAGGAAGAAGAGATAGAAGTCTATCTATCCAAACCCGACGGCACCTCCCTGGCAGTCATGCACCTTTCGTTCGGCTCCAGTGATCTCGTCAATCAAACGGTGGACGCCTGGCGAAATGGCAGCGTCTACACACAACACTGGACCCAGGAAGAATTCTTGGACTGGGGCGGGTCTATGATGGAGCAAGGACAAATTCCGGACCTCGAAACATACCAGGGCGCCGAAGAAGCACCAGAATCCCTGCACCTGCACTTTATCCCCTTTAACCAGGGAATGCTCTATGTTGGATCCACCGGTCCACTCAGTGAGGAGGAAATTGACCTCGCAGCTTCCCTCGCCAAAGCTTTCTCCATCGCCTACGCCCGGTACGAAGATTTTGTGAAATTGGAAAAAGCCAAGGCAGGCATTGAAGATGCTTTAGCCGAACTCAAAGCCACACAGTCGCAATTGGTACAGCAAGAGAAGCTCGCCTCCCTCGGACAACTCACAGCCGGCATTGCCCATGAGATTAAGAATCCACTGAATTTCGTGAATAACTTTTCGGAGCTGAGTGTGGAATTGGTGGAGGAGGCACGGGAGGAGGTGAGGAATACTCCCCTCTTGAGAGGGGTCGGGGGTGTGTCTGAAAAGGCAGGGAACAGTGATCAACCTCAGGATTCCGATGTAGATCCAAGTTCAGCTAACACACCCCTCAATCCCCTCTCAAGAGGGGAAGCTGGATCGAGCGCCAATCCCTCCCTCCTGCTCGAAATCCTCGACGATATCGAGGCCAACCTCAAAACCATCCATAAACACGGCTCACGGGCAGACTCCATCGTGAAATCCATGCTACAGCACTCGCGCGGCGGCGATGGTAAAATGGAGCCGACACCGCTGAATCCGCTCATCAAAGAGTATGTAAACTTAGCCTTCCACGGCATGCGTGCAGCGAAAGAACCCATCAATGTAGATATCGACCTGCAGCTTGATGAGAGTGTTGGCGAGATACCGCTGGTGGCCGAAGACTTTTCGCGGGTGATTTTGAACCTGGTGAATAACGCGTTTGATGCGATGAAGGAGAAGGTGTCCAAAGACCTGATAGGTTTTGAAAACCTGTCAGGTCTCGAGCCCTATTCCCCAAAACTAACCGTTCGAACTAAGTCTGATGGCGGTAGGGTAACCATCGGAATCGAAGACAACGGTCCGGGCATCCCCGACGAAATGAAGGATAAAATCCTGCAACCGTTTTTTACGACAAAGAAAGGGACACAGGGTACCGGGCTGGGATTGAGCATTACCAATGATATTGTGAAGGCGCATGGGGGTCAGATTAATATCGAATCTGAATACGGCTCCACTTGTTTCAAAATTATACTATCGAAATAA
- the msrB gene encoding peptide-methionine (R)-S-oxide reductase MsrB — translation MDWQKVKDYAREGNPEPPRRVEKTNKEWREELTEQEYRVTRQHGTEQPFSGEYCEAHEPGLYACVCCGTELFDSTEKFESSSGWPSFTEPVKENAVSYKEDRSHGMHRIEILCNVCDAHLGHVFPDGPKPTGLRYCVNSASLKLVKSANDA, via the coding sequence ATGGATTGGCAAAAAGTTAAAGATTACGCACGTGAAGGTAATCCTGAACCACCCCGCAGAGTGGAAAAAACGAATAAAGAATGGAGAGAAGAACTCACTGAACAAGAGTACAGGGTTACCCGGCAACACGGCACGGAACAACCGTTTTCAGGAGAATACTGCGAAGCACATGAACCGGGACTCTACGCCTGCGTTTGTTGTGGAACAGAACTTTTTGATTCCACCGAGAAATTTGAATCCAGCTCCGGATGGCCCAGTTTTACGGAACCTGTGAAAGAAAATGCGGTGAGCTACAAAGAAGATCGATCACACGGAATGCATCGGATCGAAATTCTTTGCAATGTATGTGATGCCCACCTCGGCCACGTTTTCCCGGACGGTCCTAAACCTACCGGCCTGCGTTATTGCGTGAATTCGGCATCTTTAAAACTGGTTAAATCTGCCAATGATGCTTAA
- a CDS encoding two-component regulator propeller domain-containing protein — protein MFKQTTLSSPARCFGILMVLLPLFLLAACTETSGDRNASLPPPLYSQPKTFELNAGVSIPATPKIIHPDSVAKPQSFTVDPAALTTINTPSNRHQIPKERTIIPIDKSQLKTIRVGEGNPDFVLVNSMGDTIPTGTPIPARGIVVKAIHSKPTRALPPSTKDAAIANLQYLNMEHGMASSFVRAVLEDKSGNIWIGSRGGVSIFNGESLTHYTENEGLSNNFIRAILEDKNGNIWLGTEGGGVSVFDGESFIHYTENEGLPSNLVRAILEDNSGNIWLGTRRGVSVFDGENFTHYSEKEGLSYGDIMSIAEDQSGNIWFGTFYGGINLFDGKSFTHYSENEGLSNSNVVSILEDQSGNIWLGTDGGGVSLFDGESFTHFSEKDGLSSRFIWSILEDQNGNIWLGTRGAGVNVFDGESFTHYGENEGLSNNTVWSITEDQSGNIWLGTEGGGVNVFNGKNFSHYTENEGVSSKVVRAILEDRNGNIWVGTEGDGVSVFNEESSTHYTETDGLSYHTVVSILEDRNGNIWLGTEGGGVSVFDGESFTHYSENEGVSNGFVRAMLEDKNGNIWMGSRGRISVFNGENFTHYIYKEGVSNSVVWSILEDRNGNIWLGTEGGGVSLFNGKSFTYYTKARGLSNNIVRAITEDRKGNIWLGTWGGGVSIFNGESFIHFTENEGLSNNTVFSIIEDKSAPLNEVIVYVGTENGLSKISLKEDETSADEEFAFSIQNFDKQNGLKGLRFTSGATIDSKNRAWWGTDKGLVMLDLNTLKLSNEIPRPRLSQLEINEQYIDYRNILDSPESQRDQIKFDGVQKFENYPLGLELPYDKNHITFYFAAIDWAAPHKIRYSYRMEGLHTNWSQPTAEPMADYRNLPFGAHTLQIRAIGESGIWSEPFEYTFTVLPPWWHTWWAYGLYGFLFLSAIYSLRRYELNRFNLKNQLQLERVETDSLRKLDQLKSHFFANISHEFRTPLTLIIGQIETLLDSEHDRNRKKKLISANNSAGQLLSLINQLLDLSKLEAGKMELVLIKQDLVSFLKNHFFSFESLAETKNIHLNFSSSRSAISVMIDTDKMEKVFFNLFSNAIKFTEPGGHIDVSVDIRESDFVEIRVKDTGIGISQDRLPYIFDRFYQADSSNTRKYEGTGIGLSIAHEMVMLHNGTIDVESDEGVGTEFIVRLPFEEDTGRMVHESDVDEQVLAEDETASKPLPDFKVLLSDHDEIVLIVEDNGDVRSFIAEQLQGEYKILEAANGLEGIAVSQGTIPDLIITDLMMPEMDGYAFSQKIRSDEKTSHIPIIMLTAKAGLNPKIEGLELGIDAYLTKPFHVKELQTRVRSLIQQRKNLKQQFSSATYFKPSVIAKTSPDQNFLAKAIDVINKNLCNEEFKVEDFAGSLNMSSSQLNRKLNALVDQPAGHFIRSVRLQRSAELLNQTDKTIAEICYEVGFSDQAYFSRAFKKQFGKSPSAFRKLSI, from the coding sequence ATGTTTAAACAAACAACTCTATCGTCACCTGCCAGGTGTTTTGGGATCCTGATGGTACTCCTGCCACTGTTTTTATTGGCTGCCTGTACCGAAACGTCCGGAGATCGGAACGCTTCACTCCCACCACCCCTTTATTCTCAACCTAAAACGTTTGAATTAAATGCAGGTGTATCCATTCCTGCCACACCAAAAATCATCCACCCCGACAGCGTGGCCAAACCCCAATCTTTTACCGTTGACCCCGCAGCATTAACTACAATAAATACCCCATCAAACCGACATCAAATACCCAAAGAACGTACCATCATACCCATTGATAAAAGCCAGCTCAAAACCATAAGAGTGGGCGAAGGCAATCCCGATTTTGTATTGGTGAATAGCATGGGTGACACGATACCCACAGGCACACCTATTCCAGCGAGGGGTATAGTGGTAAAAGCTATTCATTCTAAACCTACCCGAGCCCTGCCCCCATCTACTAAAGATGCCGCCATTGCCAATCTGCAATATTTAAATATGGAGCATGGTATGGCTTCATCCTTCGTAAGGGCTGTTTTAGAAGACAAAAGCGGAAATATTTGGATTGGGTCTCGGGGCGGTGTAAGTATATTTAATGGTGAAAGCTTAACCCACTACACTGAAAATGAAGGCTTATCCAATAATTTCATCAGGGCCATCCTGGAGGACAAAAATGGAAATATCTGGCTGGGCACGGAAGGCGGTGGGGTGAGCGTATTTGACGGGGAAAGTTTTATCCATTACACCGAAAACGAAGGATTACCCAGTAATTTAGTCAGAGCCATCCTGGAGGACAATAGCGGAAATATCTGGCTGGGGACTCGAAGAGGTGTTAGCGTATTTGATGGAGAAAACTTTACCCATTACTCTGAAAAAGAAGGATTATCCTATGGTGATATCATGTCCATCGCTGAAGATCAGAGCGGGAATATCTGGTTTGGGACTTTTTACGGTGGGATAAACCTATTTGATGGAAAAAGCTTTACCCATTACAGCGAAAACGAAGGCTTATCCAATAGTAATGTCGTGTCCATCTTGGAGGATCAAAGTGGAAATATCTGGCTGGGCACGGATGGTGGTGGGGTTAGTCTGTTTGATGGCGAAAGCTTTACACATTTTAGCGAAAAAGATGGGCTGTCCAGTAGGTTCATCTGGTCCATCCTGGAGGATCAAAACGGAAATATCTGGCTGGGAACCCGGGGTGCCGGGGTGAACGTATTTGATGGAGAAAGCTTTACCCATTATGGCGAAAACGAAGGATTATCCAATAATACCGTTTGGTCCATCACAGAGGATCAGAGCGGAAATATCTGGTTGGGGACGGAAGGCGGTGGGGTGAATGTATTTAATGGCAAAAACTTTTCCCATTACACCGAGAATGAGGGTGTATCCAGCAAGGTCGTCAGGGCTATTTTAGAGGATCGAAACGGAAATATATGGGTGGGCACCGAAGGCGATGGGGTGAGTGTATTCAATGAAGAAAGTTCCACTCATTACACCGAAACCGATGGGTTATCCTATCATACTGTCGTTTCCATTCTGGAGGATCGAAACGGAAATATCTGGCTGGGCACCGAAGGCGGAGGAGTGAGCGTATTTGATGGAGAAAGCTTTACCCATTACAGCGAAAACGAAGGTGTATCCAATGGTTTCGTCAGGGCTATGTTGGAGGACAAAAACGGAAACATCTGGATGGGGTCTCGGGGAAGAATAAGCGTTTTTAATGGAGAAAACTTTACCCATTACATCTATAAAGAAGGTGTATCCAATAGCGTCGTCTGGTCCATTCTGGAGGATCGAAACGGAAATATCTGGCTGGGGACAGAAGGCGGCGGGGTAAGCCTATTTAATGGTAAAAGCTTTACCTATTACACTAAAGCCCGGGGCTTATCCAATAATATTGTCAGGGCCATCACAGAGGATAGAAAAGGAAACATTTGGCTGGGGACCTGGGGTGGAGGAGTGAGCATTTTTAATGGAGAAAGCTTTATCCATTTCACCGAAAACGAAGGCTTATCCAATAATACCGTCTTCTCTATCATAGAGGATAAAAGCGCTCCTTTAAATGAAGTTATCGTCTATGTAGGAACAGAAAATGGGCTTTCAAAAATTTCTTTAAAAGAAGATGAAACTTCCGCTGATGAGGAATTTGCGTTTAGTATTCAAAACTTTGATAAACAAAATGGATTGAAAGGCTTGAGATTCACATCAGGCGCCACCATTGACAGTAAAAACCGTGCCTGGTGGGGCACAGACAAAGGGTTGGTCATGCTGGATTTGAATACGCTTAAGCTTTCTAATGAAATACCCAGGCCCCGTTTATCTCAATTAGAAATTAACGAGCAGTATATAGACTATCGCAATATCTTAGATAGCCCCGAAAGCCAAAGGGATCAAATCAAATTTGATGGTGTGCAAAAATTTGAGAACTATCCTCTCGGTTTAGAGTTACCCTATGATAAAAATCACATCACCTTTTATTTTGCAGCCATAGACTGGGCAGCACCGCATAAAATCCGATATAGTTATAGAATGGAGGGCTTACATACAAATTGGAGCCAACCCACCGCCGAGCCGATGGCCGATTACCGTAACCTGCCGTTTGGTGCCCACACCCTCCAAATCCGGGCCATCGGTGAGAGTGGAATCTGGAGTGAGCCGTTTGAGTATACATTTACCGTTCTTCCACCATGGTGGCATACTTGGTGGGCGTATGGATTGTATGGTTTCCTGTTTCTTTCAGCAATCTATTCACTGCGGCGATACGAGCTGAACCGGTTCAATCTGAAAAATCAGCTGCAGCTTGAAAGGGTTGAAACAGACTCTCTCCGGAAGCTCGATCAGCTAAAATCTCATTTCTTTGCCAATATCTCTCATGAATTCAGAACGCCGCTGACCCTGATTATCGGTCAAATTGAAACACTGCTTGATTCTGAACATGACCGAAACAGAAAAAAGAAATTGATTTCGGCAAACAACAGTGCCGGGCAGCTTCTTTCCCTGATTAACCAGCTTCTGGATTTATCAAAGCTGGAAGCAGGAAAAATGGAATTGGTATTGATAAAACAAGACCTGGTGTCATTTTTAAAGAACCATTTCTTCTCATTTGAATCTCTTGCAGAAACAAAAAATATTCACCTCAATTTCTCATCGTCAAGATCCGCTATTTCGGTGATGATTGATACGGATAAGATGGAGAAGGTATTTTTCAATCTCTTCTCGAACGCCATCAAATTCACTGAACCCGGCGGTCATATCGATGTGTCCGTCGATATTCGTGAGTCTGATTTTGTTGAAATACGGGTGAAGGACACCGGGATCGGTATATCCCAAGATCGACTCCCTTATATTTTTGACCGCTTTTACCAGGCTGACTCCTCAAACACCCGTAAATATGAAGGAACCGGGATTGGTCTCTCCATTGCACACGAAATGGTGATGCTGCATAACGGTACGATTGATGTGGAGAGCGATGAGGGTGTTGGAACCGAATTTATCGTCCGCCTTCCGTTTGAAGAAGACACCGGACGAATGGTTCATGAGTCTGATGTTGATGAGCAGGTATTGGCTGAGGATGAGACCGCCTCAAAACCACTTCCGGATTTTAAAGTACTGCTTTCGGACCATGATGAAATCGTCCTTATTGTGGAAGATAATGGCGATGTTCGCTCTTTTATCGCTGAACAGCTGCAAGGCGAATACAAGATTTTGGAAGCCGCTAATGGCCTGGAGGGAATTGCCGTGTCGCAGGGCACCATCCCGGATTTGATTATTACCGATCTAATGATGCCGGAAATGGACGGCTATGCGTTTAGTCAGAAAATCCGGAGCGACGAAAAAACAAGCCATATCCCAATTATTATGCTCACAGCCAAAGCCGGCCTGAACCCCAAAATTGAGGGCCTGGAACTGGGGATTGACGCCTACCTGACGAAGCCGTTTCATGTAAAGGAGCTTCAGACAAGAGTGAGATCTCTCATTCAGCAGAGAAAAAACTTAAAACAGCAGTTCAGTAGTGCCACTTACTTCAAGCCGTCGGTAATTGCAAAAACGTCACCTGACCAGAATTTCCTTGCCAAAGCAATTGATGTGATCAATAAAAATCTATGTAATGAAGAGTTTAAGGTTGAAGATTTTGCCGGATCACTGAACATGAGCAGCTCTCAGCTCAACCGTAAACTGAATGCTCTTGTAGATCAGCCTGCCGGACACTTTATCCGGTCTGTGCGTCTGCAGCGCTCGGCCGAACTTTTGAATCAAACCGATAAAACGATTGCTGAGATCTGTTACGAAGTTGGGTTCAGCGACCAGGCTTACTTCTCCCGCGCCTTCAAAAAACAGTTTGGAAAGAGTCCGTCGGCATTTCGAAAGTTGTCTATTTGA